In Syngnathus scovelli strain Florida chromosome 11, RoL_Ssco_1.2, whole genome shotgun sequence, one DNA window encodes the following:
- the terf2ip gene encoding telomeric repeat-binding factor 2-interacting protein 1: MASQAPDVIVSPGLFVTAEGKPLSFYLRPGPIKKELHPLIKARGGTMCNFQKPESILLIDPKEKGITASNAHLYVSIQFIRDCVEKNVLLNLEDYRMKTGTVPKSQTSSKDKRKSPDNPGGRQAYSPRDDAAILKFVSRRKLEVKGNTLWKQMEKECVTTHSWQSMKARYKDHLFHKHAKDVEESEATAEDVQDSKEAQVSDSSSSEDDAAANPQMDSTPKDLPSTNPAEDLTMSDLLVPSEKGPSSDTQTLTPSPLQHMKKRLNDELKPEVTVEDETHESLRPEESIEPEPETDQPQAKASPLNKSPETIEAARTDDEEEALRVACRWMRKQFTDCENEEQSSRTLLSSAPSSASASCGSHLPSSSPILRKTKLGSSSIQKEISENEPPSKRAKGESSSAAEDDDDDGKEAAGATAEEAESQQVDADQLSAPPQASPSHDNQPSESRPQQTEREKKKSRNQRIIERATKEFLSSSSSTSSDSDSESTEDVFQTAPLKQLASLDVSPSHADSRLTQQEHGEKQTLSQGYLSQRPICAVMEEPEAELDSESQEEDGVQEDNDGPPEQSQLEEDKRRIRELMKQTNQDLQSVVKALLKTSGDFTAALRLLSNPAAFSTRLWTRQDDDLLRLGDPADLQRLQRKHGEVALAKRLVFLKIDR; this comes from the exons GGACTCTTCGTGACTGCTGAAGGAAAGCCCCTGTCCTTCTATTTGCGACCGGGTCCCATCAAGAAAGAACTCCACCCTCTCATCAAAGCCAGGGGAGGCACCATGTGCAATTTCCAGAAGCCTGAATCCATTTTGCTGATTGACCCGAAGGAAAAAGGCATCACAGCAAGCAATGCTCATCT gTATGTCTCTATCCAGTTCATTCGCgattgtgtggaaaaaaatgtgcTGCTGAATCTCGAGGACTATAGAATGAAAACCGGAACAGTCCCGAAAAGTCAAACATCTAGCAAGGACAAGAGAAAGTCTCCTGACAATCCAGGAG GCAGGCAAGCATACAGCCCCAGGGATGACGCCGCCATTCTGAAATTCGTCAGCCGCCGAAAGTTGGAAGTTAAGGGCAATACTCTCTGGAAGCAGATGGAAAAAGAGTGTGTAACCACTCATAGTTGGCAGTCAATGAAAGCCCGTTACAAAGATCACCTGTTTCACAAACACGCAAAAGACGTCGAGGAGTCGGAAGCAACTGCGGAAGACGTGCAG GACAGCAAAGAAGCTCAAGTGTCAGACAGTTCATCTTCTGAAGATGATGCTGCTGCTAATCCTCAAATGGACTCAACGCCAAAAGACTTGCCATCGACTAACCCGGCTGAAGATCTAACAATG AGTGACCTGCTCGTTCCATCTGAAAAAGGACCTTCGAGTGATACACAAACTCTAACGCCCAGCCCTCTCCAGCACATGAAAAAAAGGCTAAATGATGAGCTCAAACCAGAGGTGACTGTTGAAGATGAAACGCACGAGTCCTTGCGGCCGGAGGAGAGCATTGAACCAGAACCGGAAACAGACCAACCACAAGCAAAGGCATCGCCTCTGAATAAATCACCCGAGACCATAGAGGCCGCCCGAAccgatgatgaagaggaggctTTGCGTGTGGCTTGCCGCTGGATGCGCAAACAGTTTACGGATTGTGAGAATGAAGAGCAGTCCAGCAGAACGCTCCTTTCATCCGCTCCATCATCAGCATCAGCAAGTTGTGGCAGCCACCTGCCATCCTCCTCTCCCATCCTCAGGAAAACCAAGTTAGGCTCGTCCTCCATCCAAAAAGAGATCAGCGAGAATGAGCCACCTTCTAAGCGAGCAAAAGGAGAAAGCTCATCAGCAgcggaagatgatgatgatgatggaaaaGAAGCAGCAGGAGCAACAGCAGAAGAAGCAGAGAGTCAACAAGTGGATGCCGACCAGCTTTCTGCTCCACCACAAGCAAGTCCATCCCATGACAACCAGCCAA GTGAGTCTAGGCCTCAGCAGACAGagagggagaagaagaagagccgGAACCAGAGAATAATTGAGAGGGCCACAAAGGAGTTTTTGAGCAGCTCCAGCTCCACTTCGAGTGACAGCGACAGTGAG TCTACTGAAGATGTTTTCCAAACGGCCCCATTAAAACAATTGGCCTCCTTGGACGTTTCACCATCCCATGCCGATTCACGGCTCACTCAACAAGAACACGGTGAAAAGCAGACCCTGTCTCAGGGCTACTTGTCTCAGCGACCAATCTGTGCGGTCATGGAGGAACCTGAAGCTGAACTGGATAGTGAATCTCAGGAAGAAGATGGTGTCCAGGAAGACAACGATGGCCCTCCAGAGCAATCCCAGTTAGAAGAGGACAAGCGGCGTATCAGAGAACTGATGAAGCAGACAAACCAG GACTTGCAGTCAGTGGTTAAAGCCTTGCTGAAGACTAGCGGCGACTTCACCGCCGCCTTACGCCTCCTTTCTAATCCCGCGGCCTTCAGTACGCGGCTTTGGACCCGCCAAGATGACGACCTCCTGCGGTTGGGCGACCCAGCCGACCTCCAGCGACTTCAGAGGAAGCACGGCGAAGTGGCCTTGGCCAAGCGGTTAGTCTTCCTCAAAATAGACAGGTGA